One region of Marivirga arenosa genomic DNA includes:
- a CDS encoding pyruvate carboxylase, whose product MTTKLFEINKLLVANRGEIAIRVLRAASELRIRTVAVYTYEDRYSLHRYKADEAYQIGKDDDPLKPYLDIEEIISLAKNKGVDAIHPGYGFLSENVKLARRCREEGIIFVGPEPEVMNALGDKVRAKDIAIKANVPIIEDSKIELIDTETAVKEANRIGYPIMVKAAAGGGGRGMRVVQNESQLKTAFTDSKSEAGNAFGDDTIFLEKYIDHPKHIEVQIMGDNYGNIVHLFERDCSVQRRFQKVVEVAPSANLSQETKDKLYEYALAITREVNYNNVGTVEFLVDKDENIFFIEVNPRIQVEHTITEEITGVDIVRSQILIAKGHALKDPRIYIKDQSDVHCNGYAIQCRITTEDPENGFKPDYGTIIAYRNAGGFGIRIDEGSSYAGVNISPFFDSMLVKVSSHGRTLRGAAQRLHRALREFRIRGVKTNIGFLENVISHPTFYNGECNVKFIDENPDLFKITQKFDRGTKTLRFIADVSVNGHPDVKFKDENKKFRHPVIPDYDKYGTFPKGTKNLLTELGPEKFSEWLKKEKAIHYTDTTFRDAHQSLLATRMRGIDMMKVAEGYAKNNPEIFSMEVWGGATFDVCMRFLHENPWERLAKFRRAMPNILLQMLLRGSNAVGYKAYPDNLIEKFIEKSAETGIDVFRIFDSLNWLEAMKVSIKTVRDRTNSIAEASVCYTGDILDPNQDKYTLEYYVDFAKQLENEGAHIIAIKDMAGLLKPYAAKELISALKSEINLPIHLHTHDTSSVQSATYLQAIEAGVDVVDVALGSMSGLTSQPNFNSVASYMQGHEREQKINIKSLNDYSTYWEYVREYYYPFESGLKAGTAEIYDNEIPGGQYSNLRPQAEALGLGDKFETIKHNYALVNKMFGDLVKVTPSSKVVGDMALYMTANNLTPNDIFEKGHTLSFPDSVVDLFRGELGQPAGGFPQDLSKIILKGEKPFTDRPNKHLTPVDFDHELEEFKKKFDGHDDELDLIAYLLYPKVYEEFYKHQQKFGEVGYIPTLAFFYGMKNGEEILVEISEGKTIIIKLLYISEPNDEGLRTVSFELNGQTRRVKIKDNSAKVDKVTNQKVSNENEVGAPLQGKLASIKVKPGDEVTENTALFVIEAMKMESSITAPMAGVVKSVHLKAGDMVEQDDLVISLE is encoded by the coding sequence ATGACAACGAAACTTTTTGAAATTAATAAACTACTTGTAGCTAATAGAGGAGAAATTGCTATACGTGTTTTAAGAGCCGCATCAGAGCTCAGGATCCGTACTGTAGCAGTTTACACTTATGAGGACCGATATTCGTTGCATCGTTATAAAGCTGATGAGGCTTATCAAATTGGTAAAGATGATGATCCTTTAAAACCTTATCTTGATATAGAAGAAATTATAAGTCTGGCTAAAAATAAAGGAGTGGATGCAATTCATCCAGGTTATGGCTTTTTATCAGAGAATGTAAAGTTAGCAAGAAGATGTAGAGAAGAGGGGATTATTTTTGTTGGCCCTGAACCTGAAGTGATGAATGCCCTAGGAGATAAGGTTCGTGCAAAAGACATTGCCATAAAAGCAAATGTTCCAATTATTGAGGATAGTAAGATTGAATTAATAGATACTGAAACTGCTGTTAAAGAAGCCAATAGAATTGGTTATCCTATCATGGTGAAAGCTGCTGCCGGAGGTGGTGGAAGAGGGATGAGAGTCGTTCAAAATGAATCACAATTAAAAACTGCTTTTACTGACTCCAAAAGTGAAGCAGGAAATGCCTTTGGTGATGACACCATTTTCTTAGAAAAATACATTGACCATCCAAAGCACATAGAAGTGCAGATAATGGGAGATAATTATGGAAATATTGTCCATTTATTTGAACGTGACTGCTCAGTTCAAAGGCGATTTCAAAAGGTTGTGGAGGTAGCACCATCAGCTAACTTATCTCAGGAAACTAAAGATAAACTTTATGAATATGCATTAGCCATAACTAGAGAAGTAAACTACAATAATGTTGGTACGGTTGAATTCCTAGTTGATAAGGATGAAAATATATTTTTTATTGAAGTAAATCCTAGAATTCAAGTTGAGCATACCATTACAGAAGAAATTACTGGAGTTGATATTGTCCGTTCTCAGATTTTGATTGCCAAGGGACATGCTTTAAAAGATCCAAGAATATATATAAAAGATCAATCTGATGTGCATTGTAATGGCTATGCCATTCAATGTAGAATTACCACTGAAGACCCTGAAAATGGATTTAAACCTGATTATGGTACTATTATAGCGTATAGAAATGCGGGTGGTTTTGGAATAAGAATTGACGAAGGAAGTTCTTATGCGGGTGTAAATATTTCACCTTTCTTTGATTCCATGTTAGTGAAAGTGTCTTCTCATGGCCGAACTTTAAGAGGTGCAGCTCAAAGACTTCACCGTGCTTTACGAGAATTCAGAATTAGAGGTGTGAAAACCAATATTGGGTTCCTTGAAAACGTAATTTCTCATCCAACATTTTATAATGGTGAGTGTAATGTGAAATTTATTGATGAGAATCCTGATTTATTTAAAATCACTCAGAAATTCGATAGAGGAACCAAGACCTTACGCTTTATAGCAGATGTAAGTGTAAATGGTCATCCTGATGTGAAATTTAAGGATGAAAATAAGAAATTTAGGCATCCCGTGATCCCTGATTATGATAAGTACGGGACTTTTCCAAAGGGCACTAAAAATTTATTGACAGAATTAGGCCCTGAAAAATTTTCAGAATGGCTTAAAAAGGAAAAGGCAATCCATTATACGGATACTACTTTCAGAGATGCGCATCAGTCATTGCTTGCCACTCGAATGAGAGGTATTGATATGATGAAAGTTGCAGAAGGCTACGCAAAAAATAATCCTGAGATATTCTCTATGGAGGTTTGGGGAGGAGCTACCTTTGACGTTTGTATGCGGTTTTTACATGAGAACCCATGGGAGAGATTAGCTAAGTTCAGAAGAGCTATGCCTAATATTCTTCTACAAATGTTACTAAGAGGTTCTAATGCTGTAGGGTATAAAGCTTATCCTGATAATTTGATTGAGAAGTTTATTGAAAAATCTGCTGAAACTGGAATTGACGTATTCAGAATTTTTGACTCTCTGAACTGGCTTGAGGCTATGAAAGTGAGTATTAAAACCGTTCGCGATAGGACCAATTCAATTGCCGAAGCATCGGTGTGTTATACAGGGGATATTTTGGATCCAAATCAGGACAAATACACTTTAGAATATTATGTTGATTTTGCTAAGCAATTGGAAAATGAAGGGGCTCATATCATTGCAATTAAAGATATGGCAGGATTACTTAAACCTTATGCAGCAAAAGAGCTGATTTCAGCTTTAAAATCAGAAATTAATTTACCTATTCATTTACATACACATGATACTTCTTCTGTTCAATCCGCTACTTATTTACAAGCCATTGAAGCAGGGGTGGATGTGGTGGATGTTGCTTTAGGTAGCATGTCGGGTTTAACCTCGCAGCCTAACTTTAATTCTGTTGCTAGTTATATGCAAGGGCATGAAAGAGAACAAAAGATCAATATAAAATCATTAAATGATTATTCTACATATTGGGAGTATGTCCGCGAATATTATTATCCATTTGAGTCAGGATTAAAAGCTGGTACTGCTGAAATTTATGATAATGAAATTCCAGGTGGTCAATATTCTAACTTGCGTCCACAGGCTGAGGCATTAGGATTAGGGGATAAATTTGAGACTATCAAACATAATTATGCGCTGGTAAATAAAATGTTTGGAGACTTGGTTAAAGTAACGCCATCTTCTAAAGTAGTGGGGGATATGGCTTTATATATGACCGCTAATAATTTAACTCCTAATGACATTTTCGAAAAAGGACATACTTTATCATTCCCAGATTCAGTAGTGGATTTATTTAGAGGAGAATTAGGACAGCCAGCTGGAGGTTTTCCTCAAGATTTAAGTAAAATAATTTTAAAAGGTGAAAAGCCTTTCACGGACAGACCAAATAAACATTTAACTCCTGTTGATTTTGACCATGAATTAGAAGAATTCAAAAAGAAATTTGATGGGCATGATGATGAACTTGATTTAATAGCTTATTTACTTTATCCAAAGGTATACGAAGAGTTTTATAAGCATCAGCAAAAATTTGGTGAAGTAGGCTACATTCCAACTTTAGCCTTTTTCTATGGAATGAAAAATGGTGAGGAAATTTTGGTTGAAATTTCTGAGGGTAAAACAATTATCATAAAGCTTCTTTATATTTCTGAACCTAATGATGAAGGATTAAGAACAGTTTCCTTTGAATTAAACGGTCAAACCCGAAGAGTGAAAATCAAAGATAATTCTGCAAAAGTAGATAAGGTTACGAATCAGAAAGTATCGAATGAAAATGAAGTAGGGGCTCCTTTACAAGGAAAGCTTGCTTCTATAAAAGTTAAACCTGGAGATGAGGTGACAGAGAACACGGCATTGTTTGTAATCGAGGCAATGAAAATGGAATCTTCCATTACAGCCCCTATGGCCGGAGTTGTAAAATCTGTTCATCTTAAAGCAGGTGATAT